One window from the genome of Candidatus Delongbacteria bacterium encodes:
- a CDS encoding CoA pyrophosphatase — translation MLCRDGLTPARLAPVLDPLPAGPPECRDGERPAAVLLALRPGRRGPEVLLVRRSAHLDEHAGQIALPGGRMDPGDADPAATALREALEEVRLDPGQVRLLGALGTIRVPVSRHHVVPVVGWLDDGARVALGSAESSELWFTPVAELAELAQPAWLRGQAAWEFPLPGARVWGMTAWVLGDFLRRLDDLDTRTADPNPDRQFAG, via the coding sequence TTGCTGTGTCGCGACGGCCTGACACCGGCCCGGCTGGCGCCCGTGCTGGATCCCCTGCCCGCGGGGCCGCCCGAGTGCCGGGACGGGGAGCGGCCCGCTGCCGTGCTGCTGGCCCTGCGCCCGGGCCGGCGGGGTCCCGAGGTGCTGCTGGTGCGCCGCTCCGCGCACCTGGACGAGCACGCGGGGCAGATCGCCCTGCCCGGCGGGCGGATGGATCCCGGGGACGCGGATCCCGCGGCCACGGCCCTGCGCGAGGCGCTGGAGGAGGTGCGGCTGGATCCCGGCCAGGTCCGGCTGCTGGGCGCGCTGGGGACGATCCGCGTGCCCGTCTCGCGGCATCACGTGGTGCCCGTGGTGGGCTGGCTGGACGATGGGGCCAGGGTGGCGCTGGGCAGCGCGGAGAGCAGCGAATTGTGGTTCACGCCCGTGGCGGAACTGGCCGAGCTGGCTCAGCCGGCCTGGCTGCGCGGGCAGGCGGCCTGGGAGTTTCCCCTCCCCGGCGCCCGGGTCTGGGGCATGACGGCCTGGGTGTTGGGGGATTTCCTGCGGCGCCTGGACGATCTGGACACGCGGACGGCAGACCCGAACCCGGACCGCCAGTTTGCAGGATAG
- a CDS encoding T9SS type A sorting domain-containing protein — protein sequence MFRMKFVGVAALVLVTLAPNAAQAQEPNYGAAVSVDGDPADWNQVEDLFAPLYLAGVPDSNWPGYAVLAHSFLRYDCDAQLLSILVLDESGDDRLPVADAAQAWFKVFGQGWADDLLVDGAGAGNTSPRQFAWVHQSAGDPQSPVIGYEASAQLTEAALSSIEASLGYAEIPASTGKHVTGFDHDSFEAGLAAVNELGSTKIRVHFPVAGGPAYFPSTEIDLDGNGTAELDIPSWCIDTDHTINQNTWYCTDMISSYNYPDGLDDTRWENLDVINWILNQGFVGQSSGVHGTYTYGDVQLAIWSLIDDSSAPNSLGAYSPDRVNQILATAAMTVGLDDPAVGYEPSCDGVVGLILLPTNCGSTTAQFLVAQLLVSELPVLCESYDTALALECAPIVVGHDGRTEAFALAPAQPNPFNPVTNLSVTLAETGPASLKVYDMGGREVATLFDGMLAAGTRSIQFQAGGLPSGVYIAVLQSAGGVQSQKLLLLK from the coding sequence ATGTTCCGCATGAAATTCGTTGGTGTTGCCGCGTTGGTTCTGGTCACTCTCGCCCCGAACGCCGCCCAGGCCCAGGAGCCGAACTACGGCGCCGCCGTGAGCGTGGACGGCGACCCCGCCGACTGGAATCAGGTCGAGGACTTGTTCGCCCCGCTCTATCTGGCAGGCGTTCCCGATAGCAACTGGCCCGGCTACGCCGTGCTGGCGCACAGCTTCCTGCGCTACGACTGCGACGCCCAGTTGCTGTCCATCCTGGTGCTGGACGAGTCGGGCGACGACCGGCTGCCCGTGGCGGACGCGGCCCAGGCCTGGTTCAAGGTCTTCGGCCAGGGTTGGGCGGACGACCTGCTGGTGGACGGCGCCGGCGCGGGCAACACGTCTCCGCGCCAGTTCGCGTGGGTCCACCAGAGCGCGGGCGATCCCCAGTCCCCGGTCATCGGCTACGAGGCCAGCGCCCAATTGACGGAAGCCGCCCTGTCCAGCATCGAGGCCAGCCTGGGGTACGCGGAGATTCCGGCCTCCACGGGCAAGCACGTCACGGGTTTCGATCACGACAGCTTCGAGGCCGGCCTGGCCGCGGTCAACGAGCTGGGCAGCACGAAAATCCGCGTGCACTTCCCCGTCGCCGGCGGCCCGGCCTACTTTCCCTCCACCGAGATCGACCTGGACGGCAACGGCACGGCGGAACTGGACATTCCCAGCTGGTGCATCGACACGGACCACACCATCAACCAGAACACCTGGTACTGCACCGACATGATCTCGTCCTACAACTATCCCGACGGCCTGGACGACACGCGCTGGGAGAACCTGGACGTGATCAACTGGATCCTCAACCAGGGCTTCGTGGGCCAGTCCTCCGGCGTGCACGGCACCTACACCTACGGCGACGTGCAGCTGGCCATCTGGAGCCTGATCGACGACAGCAGCGCGCCCAACAGCCTGGGTGCCTACAGCCCGGACCGCGTCAACCAGATCCTGGCCACGGCCGCCATGACCGTGGGGCTGGATGATCCCGCGGTGGGCTACGAGCCGTCCTGCGACGGCGTGGTGGGCCTGATCCTGCTGCCCACCAACTGCGGCTCCACCACCGCCCAGTTCCTGGTGGCCCAGCTGCTGGTCTCCGAGCTGCCCGTGCTCTGCGAGTCCTATGACACGGCCCTGGCCCTGGAGTGCGCGCCCATCGTCGTCGGCCACGACGGCCGGACGGAGGCCTTCGCCCTGGCGCCGGCCCAGCCCAACCCCTTCAACCCCGTGACCAACCTGAGCGTCACCCTGGCCGAGACCGGTCCGGCCAGCCTGAAGGTCTACGACATGGGCGGCCGCGAAGTGGCGACCCTGTTCGACGGCATGCTGGCGGCCGGCACGCGCAGCATCCAGTTCCAGGCCGGCGGCCTGCCCAGCGGGGTCTACATCGCCGTCCTGCAGAGCGCCGGCGGCGTCCAAAGCCAGAAACTCCTGCTGCTCAAATAG
- the dnaB gene encoding replicative DNA helicase, with protein sequence MERVPGVLPHSEEAEKSVLSAILIGPAALDRVVQVLRGPDDFHQLAHRLIYEAMLGLADTGSPCDILSVERELNRMSQRGKSKGDCLAEAGGLDYLQQLALVVESAANAEYHAGIVREKALLRQIIRTTDRLMQEACSPGSDPTDLLNMAESDFFQLHQGIASQDFVGMRQLMGRTIELLEKMDEGQGLLGVDTGYHVLNHITSGWQRTDMIILAARPSMGKTALALNFLLKAARVGTPVLMFSLEMSSEQLAYRLLSTVAGVDSRTIRTKRWGTSADTHKRIGRAVQELGDMPIFIDETPGIGVAELRSKARRAVSLHGVKFIVVDYLQLMNLPPRAESHQLGIAQISKSLKALAKELNVPIMALSQLSRQVEQRGGDKRPMLSDLRDSGAIEQDADLVLFVYRPEMYEQTDSQGNPTAGRAEVIIGKHRNGPTGAVSLHFNKDIGLFSELDLSQGAAEGGRAEVEFHVPARRRRGGEGGES encoded by the coding sequence ATGGAGCGCGTTCCGGGCGTCCTGCCCCACAGCGAAGAAGCCGAAAAATCCGTCCTCTCCGCCATCCTCATCGGACCGGCGGCGCTGGACCGCGTGGTGCAGGTGCTGCGCGGCCCGGACGACTTCCACCAACTCGCCCACCGGCTGATCTACGAGGCCATGCTCGGCCTGGCGGACACGGGCTCGCCCTGCGACATCCTGTCCGTGGAGCGCGAGCTGAACCGCATGAGCCAGCGCGGCAAGTCCAAGGGCGACTGCCTGGCCGAGGCGGGCGGGCTGGACTATCTGCAGCAACTGGCGCTGGTGGTGGAATCGGCGGCCAACGCCGAGTATCACGCCGGCATCGTGCGCGAGAAGGCCCTCCTGCGGCAGATCATCCGCACTACCGACCGGCTGATGCAGGAGGCCTGCTCGCCGGGTTCCGACCCCACCGACCTGCTCAACATGGCCGAGAGCGACTTCTTCCAGCTGCACCAGGGCATCGCGTCCCAGGATTTCGTCGGCATGCGCCAGCTGATGGGTCGTACCATCGAATTGCTCGAAAAAATGGATGAGGGCCAAGGCCTGCTGGGTGTGGACACGGGCTATCACGTGCTCAACCACATCACCAGCGGCTGGCAGCGCACGGACATGATCATCCTGGCGGCGCGGCCCTCCATGGGCAAGACGGCCCTGGCGCTGAACTTCCTGCTCAAGGCCGCCCGCGTCGGCACGCCGGTCCTGATGTTCAGCCTGGAAATGAGTTCCGAGCAGCTGGCGTATCGCTTGCTGTCAACCGTGGCGGGCGTTGACAGCCGCACCATTCGCACCAAGCGCTGGGGAACGTCGGCAGACACCCACAAGCGCATCGGCCGGGCCGTGCAGGAGCTGGGGGACATGCCCATCTTCATCGATGAAACGCCCGGCATCGGCGTGGCCGAACTGCGCTCCAAGGCCCGGCGCGCCGTCAGCCTGCACGGCGTCAAGTTCATCGTGGTCGACTACCTCCAGTTGATGAACCTGCCCCCCCGGGCGGAGAGCCATCAGCTGGGCATCGCGCAGATCTCCAAATCACTCAAGGCGCTGGCCAAGGAATTGAACGTGCCCATCATGGCGCTCTCCCAGCTCAGCCGCCAGGTGGAGCAGCGCGGCGGCGACAAGCGCCCCATGCTCTCCGATCTGCGCGACTCGGGCGCCATCGAGCAGGACGCCGACCTGGTGCTCTTCGTCTACCGGCCCGAGATGTACGAGCAGACGGATTCCCAGGGCAACCCCACCGCCGGGCGGGCGGAGGTGATCATCGGCAAGCACCGCAACGGCCCCACCGGCGCGGTCTCGCTGCATTTCAACAAGGACATCGGCCTCTTCAGCGAACTCGACCTGAGCCAGGGCGCGGCGGAGGGCGGCCGGGCCGAGGTGGAGTTCCACGTGCCCGCGCGCCGGCGCCGCGGCGGCGAGGGGGGCGAGTCCTGA
- a CDS encoding multiheme c-type cytochrome: MDSLRALIGAERMVLVDAGNIHSFKKDDAAVREAGFILKMMGRQKYNLAVMGPKDYALPDSLRQAMLAASAFPWIGTNFAESGRPKGVQEVWIQKFDGVRVGVFSYVDPSWIANNMKAEEIADNLEATARDLAKRCDVVAMVAFTDVNNPEPLARRVNGLVDMMILGGVNTPWMTPRREGSVTIGNAGDRGRHIARFDLLLNKEKKLVATDYQVVVLGHDLPVDPVVTQLMDDFKLEQERVKQAALEKLRLEKLALLNLKAADMPGAGSPLRYTGEKDCRECHMDQHNSWRQTVHGRTFSDLIRNRESENEQKVKRSVTGWLEESGFVDRRESSHLYNVQCESCHGRGSEHVKSKGGALETLIKPETTCLRCHDTTNSPNFDLQAGLKLAHPALAATPVTAPKGPESTAPKATLTPGDKLKLGDKAPAATKPKPTSTALPPTQRGTTPVSPPPGDKKN, from the coding sequence GTGGACAGCCTGCGCGCGCTGATCGGTGCCGAACGCATGGTGCTGGTGGACGCGGGCAACATCCATTCCTTCAAGAAGGATGACGCGGCCGTTCGTGAGGCGGGCTTCATCCTGAAGATGATGGGTCGGCAGAAGTACAACCTGGCCGTGATGGGCCCCAAGGACTACGCCCTGCCGGACAGCCTGCGTCAGGCCATGCTGGCCGCGTCGGCCTTCCCGTGGATCGGCACGAACTTCGCCGAATCGGGTCGGCCCAAGGGCGTCCAGGAAGTCTGGATCCAGAAATTTGACGGGGTGCGGGTCGGTGTCTTCAGTTACGTCGATCCCAGCTGGATCGCCAACAACATGAAGGCCGAGGAGATCGCGGACAACCTGGAAGCCACCGCCCGGGATCTGGCCAAGCGCTGCGACGTGGTGGCCATGGTGGCCTTCACCGACGTGAACAATCCCGAGCCCCTCGCCCGTCGGGTGAATGGCTTGGTGGACATGATGATCCTCGGCGGTGTGAACACGCCCTGGATGACGCCGCGCCGGGAAGGCAGCGTGACCATCGGCAACGCGGGGGACCGCGGCCGGCATATCGCGCGCTTCGACCTGCTCCTGAACAAGGAGAAGAAGCTGGTGGCCACGGACTACCAGGTGGTGGTGCTGGGCCATGACCTGCCGGTGGATCCCGTGGTGACCCAGCTGATGGACGATTTCAAGCTGGAGCAGGAGCGCGTCAAGCAGGCCGCCCTGGAGAAGCTGCGGCTGGAGAAGCTGGCCCTGCTCAACCTGAAGGCCGCGGACATGCCCGGCGCGGGCAGCCCCCTGCGCTACACCGGGGAGAAGGATTGCCGCGAGTGCCACATGGACCAGCACAATTCCTGGCGCCAGACCGTGCACGGCCGGACCTTCAGCGACCTGATCCGCAACCGCGAGAGCGAGAACGAGCAGAAGGTCAAGCGTTCGGTGACGGGCTGGCTGGAGGAGAGCGGCTTCGTGGACCGGCGCGAGAGCTCGCACCTGTACAACGTGCAGTGCGAATCCTGCCACGGGCGGGGCAGCGAGCACGTGAAGAGCAAGGGCGGCGCGCTGGAGACCCTGATCAAGCCGGAGACCACTTGCCTGCGCTGCCACGACACGACCAATTCGCCCAACTTCGATCTGCAGGCCGGGCTGAAGCTGGCGCATCCGGCGCTGGCCGCCACGCCGGTGACCGCGCCCAAGGGGCCGGAGTCCACGGCGCCCAAGGCCACGTTGACACCGGGGGACAAACTCAAGCTGGGTGACAAGGCCCCCGCCGCCACCAAGCCCAAACCCACCAGCACGGCGCTGCCGCCCACCCAGCGCGGCACCACGCCCGTCTCGCCGCCACCGGGCGACAAGAAGAACTGA
- a CDS encoding T9SS type A sorting domain-containing protein has translation MSLQRLLVRISLPMLWMLAVQTSPTSAQEPTYGGGITVDGDPADWNLGADFFSELSNSGVVDPAWPGYAVLARCYLRYDCNQDRLSILVLDEAADAALPVADAARAWVKVYGQGWGDDLLIDGTGAGNTSPRGFAWVHQTTGDPLSPVIGYEAYAELPANAYASIEAQLGYDGALASTGKHVSGFDGGTFNAELEALNQTGSTRIRVQYPFNGGPAYFPSTEIDLDGDGTAELNIPSWCIDTDHTINQNTWYCTELVSSYNYPNGLDDTRWENLDVVNWILNQAFVGQSSGGFGTYTYGDVQLAIWSVIDNASAPNHLGSYDANRVDQILALAAVAVGLDDVAVTYEPPCDGVVGLILVPTDCGSSFGQFLVGQMLVSEYPNICTSYDLPLLILCDGITVGEVDQPNAFSLAPAQPNPFNPETVLTVVLPETGPASLRVFDVAGREVATLFDGLMAAGEQRVRFRAENLPSGVYVAVLESAGGLASQKLLLIK, from the coding sequence ATGTCCTTGCAGCGACTTCTCGTGCGCATCAGCCTGCCCATGCTCTGGATGCTGGCGGTGCAGACCTCTCCCACCTCCGCCCAGGAACCGACCTATGGCGGCGGCATCACCGTGGACGGCGACCCCGCCGATTGGAACTTGGGCGCGGATTTCTTTTCCGAGCTCAGCAATAGCGGCGTGGTGGACCCCGCCTGGCCCGGCTACGCCGTGCTCGCGCGCTGCTACCTGCGCTATGATTGCAACCAGGACCGGCTCTCCATCCTGGTGCTGGACGAGGCGGCCGACGCCGCCCTGCCCGTGGCGGACGCGGCCCGCGCCTGGGTCAAGGTCTACGGCCAGGGCTGGGGCGACGATTTGCTGATCGATGGCACCGGCGCCGGCAACACCTCGCCCCGCGGCTTCGCCTGGGTCCACCAGACCACGGGCGATCCCCTCTCTCCGGTCATCGGCTACGAGGCGTATGCCGAACTGCCGGCCAACGCCTACGCCAGCATCGAGGCGCAGCTGGGGTACGACGGCGCGCTGGCCTCCACGGGCAAGCACGTCTCCGGCTTCGACGGCGGCACCTTCAACGCCGAACTGGAAGCCCTGAACCAGACCGGCAGCACGCGGATCCGCGTGCAGTACCCCTTCAACGGCGGCCCGGCCTATTTCCCCAGCACGGAGATCGATCTGGACGGCGACGGCACGGCGGAGCTCAACATCCCCAGCTGGTGCATCGACACGGACCACACCATCAACCAGAACACCTGGTACTGCACCGAGCTGGTCTCGTCCTACAATTATCCCAACGGCCTGGACGACACGCGTTGGGAGAACCTGGACGTGGTCAACTGGATCCTCAACCAGGCTTTCGTGGGCCAGTCCTCCGGCGGCTTCGGCACCTACACCTACGGCGACGTGCAGCTGGCCATCTGGAGCGTCATCGACAACGCCAGCGCGCCCAACCACCTGGGATCCTACGACGCCAACCGCGTCGACCAGATCCTGGCCCTGGCCGCCGTGGCCGTGGGCCTGGACGACGTCGCGGTCACCTACGAGCCGCCCTGCGACGGCGTGGTGGGCCTGATCCTGGTGCCCACGGATTGCGGCAGCTCCTTTGGCCAGTTCCTGGTGGGCCAGATGCTGGTCTCCGAGTACCCGAACATCTGCACCTCCTACGACCTGCCCCTGCTGATCCTCTGCGACGGCATCACGGTGGGCGAGGTGGACCAGCCGAACGCCTTCTCCCTGGCGCCGGCCCAGCCCAACCCCTTCAACCCTGAGACGGTGCTCACCGTCGTGCTGCCCGAGACGGGACCGGCCAGCCTGCGCGTCTTCGACGTGGCCGGGCGTGAGGTCGCCACCCTGTTCGACGGCCTGATGGCGGCCGGCGAGCAGCGCGTGCGCTTCCGGGCGGAGAACCTGCCCAGCGGCGTCTACGTGGCCGTGCTCGAGAGCGCCGGCGGATTGGCCAGCCAGAAGCTCTTGCTGATCAAATAG
- a CDS encoding T9SS type A sorting domain-containing protein: protein MSFNRRILQVSLPLLCLLAPLTTPAHALEPAYGSGIVVDGQPGEWNLATDFFSEMYNAGRYDMNWGGYAVLSTLYLRYDCDAKLLYALVLDVENDGELVDVSASEAWLKLYGIGLAGNLLIDGNGDGGTLPRDFEWVRTMPSDPNSLVIGYEAVAQLDEGDYADFEAHLNVAGATSSTGKYSQGNAISLGLRCAPTVDADAQPAAFRLSPAQPNPFNPATTLTVELAQTGLASLKVYDLAGHEVASLFDGILAAGTRSVPFQAGALPSGVYVAVLQSAAGLQSQKLLLLK from the coding sequence ATGTCCTTCAATCGACGCATCCTCCAGGTCAGCCTGCCGCTGCTTTGTCTGCTGGCGCCGTTGACCACCCCGGCCCACGCGCTGGAGCCGGCCTACGGCAGCGGCATCGTGGTGGACGGTCAGCCCGGCGAGTGGAACCTGGCCACGGACTTCTTCTCCGAGATGTACAACGCCGGCCGCTACGACATGAACTGGGGCGGCTACGCCGTGCTCTCGACCCTCTACCTGCGCTATGACTGCGACGCCAAGCTGCTCTACGCGCTGGTGCTGGACGTGGAGAACGACGGCGAACTGGTGGACGTCTCCGCCTCCGAGGCCTGGCTCAAGCTCTACGGCATCGGGCTGGCGGGCAACCTGCTGATCGACGGCAACGGCGACGGCGGCACCTTGCCGCGCGACTTCGAGTGGGTTCGCACCATGCCCAGCGATCCCAATTCCCTGGTCATCGGCTACGAGGCCGTGGCCCAGCTGGACGAGGGCGACTACGCCGACTTCGAGGCCCATTTGAACGTGGCCGGCGCCACCTCTTCCACGGGCAAGTACAGCCAGGGCAACGCCATCTCCCTGGGCCTCCGCTGCGCGCCCACCGTGGACGCGGACGCGCAGCCCGCGGCCTTCCGCCTGAGCCCGGCCCAGCCCAATCCCTTCAACCCGGCCACCACCCTGACGGTGGAGCTGGCGCAGACGGGACTGGCCAGCCTGAAGGTCTACGATCTGGCGGGCCATGAAGTGGCGAGCCTCTTCGATGGGATCCTGGCCGCCGGCACGCGCAGCGTCCCGTTCCAGGCCGGGGCCCTGCCCAGCGGCGTCTACGTCGCCGTCCTGCAGAGCGCGGCGGGCCTGCAAAGCCAGAAGCTGCTGCTGCTCAAGTAA
- a CDS encoding bifunctional (p)ppGpp synthetase/guanosine-3',5'-bis(diphosphate) 3'-pyrophosphohydrolase produces MPRLPQHDATPVDGPLDRAYFDREFELLLAVFHEYMPEAGEGRLRAAYEYAYELHDGQLRNTGVPYIDHPLQVARILAHLKMDPDTLIAGLLHDTLEDCAEKGVTVGTLTERFGEHVAMLVDGVTKIGDLKFRSFEHQQSVNYRKMLLSMSRDIRVIFVKFADRLHNMRTLDGLKPEKAERIARETLEVYAPLAHRFGMGSIKWELEDLCLKILEPEFYRELVEKIDLKREEREAVIEEAVAPLRQRLAEYGLKNFRIFGRPKHFHSIWTKIHKRQKTFEEILDLFAVRIIVEKVEDCYFALGVVHNQYMPIHERFSDYIATPKTNGYQSLHTKVVGPRGRTLEVQIRTQEMHRVAEYGLAAHWIYKEGGNADEQLDQFFAWIKQVLSEDSLEESSKEFLEGFKINLYQDEIFVFSPKGDLYKLPRGSTAIDFAFAVHTNVGLTCIGAKENGRIVPLDQALSSGCTVEIITSKTPSASLDWLRIVRSTKARSRIKRWLKESQWAQSVELGEEVLRRELDKANVPLKSPEVDATLQALGYSTREKGLAAIGSGDLPIANLIRRIAPQEKPVTEGLLTRIFRRGSRGTDNAVRIQGMGNLVIQFARCCQPLPGDEIVGFVVTGRGVKVHRRNCPNISQMLAQPDRMVEVAWDSPRDQQFNTRVRLVARDRKHLIRDITETLSKLEVNILQFTMRKQDDLAIGKYILEVKDLTHLTQILKRLRAIPKVILVERHDQGADW; encoded by the coding sequence ATGCCACGCTTGCCCCAACACGACGCCACCCCCGTGGACGGCCCGCTGGACCGCGCTTACTTCGATCGCGAATTCGAGCTCCTGCTGGCCGTCTTCCACGAGTACATGCCCGAGGCGGGCGAGGGCCGGCTGCGCGCCGCCTACGAGTACGCCTACGAGCTGCACGACGGGCAGCTGCGCAACACGGGCGTGCCCTACATCGACCATCCCCTCCAGGTGGCCCGCATCCTGGCCCACCTGAAGATGGACCCGGACACGCTGATCGCCGGCCTGCTGCACGACACGCTGGAGGACTGCGCCGAGAAAGGCGTGACGGTGGGCACGCTGACGGAGCGCTTCGGCGAGCACGTGGCCATGCTGGTGGACGGCGTCACCAAGATCGGCGACCTCAAGTTCCGCTCCTTCGAGCACCAGCAGAGCGTCAACTACCGCAAGATGCTGCTCAGCATGTCGCGGGACATCCGCGTGATCTTCGTCAAGTTCGCCGACCGCCTGCACAACATGCGCACCCTGGACGGCCTCAAGCCCGAGAAGGCCGAGCGCATCGCCCGTGAGACACTGGAGGTCTACGCCCCGCTGGCCCACCGCTTCGGCATGGGTTCCATCAAGTGGGAGCTGGAGGACCTCTGCCTGAAGATCCTCGAGCCGGAGTTCTACCGCGAACTGGTGGAGAAGATCGACTTGAAGCGCGAGGAGCGCGAGGCTGTGATCGAGGAGGCCGTGGCCCCGCTGCGCCAGCGGCTGGCCGAGTACGGGCTGAAGAACTTCCGGATTTTCGGGCGCCCCAAGCACTTCCATTCCATCTGGACGAAGATCCACAAGCGCCAGAAGACCTTCGAGGAGATCCTCGACCTGTTCGCCGTTCGCATCATCGTGGAGAAGGTGGAGGACTGCTACTTCGCCCTGGGCGTGGTCCACAACCAGTACATGCCCATCCACGAGCGCTTCAGCGACTACATCGCCACGCCCAAGACCAACGGCTACCAGAGCCTGCACACCAAGGTGGTGGGGCCGCGCGGCCGCACGCTGGAGGTGCAGATCCGCACCCAGGAGATGCACCGCGTGGCCGAGTACGGACTGGCCGCGCACTGGATCTACAAGGAAGGCGGCAACGCCGACGAGCAGCTGGACCAGTTCTTCGCCTGGATCAAGCAGGTGCTTTCGGAGGACAGCCTGGAGGAGAGCTCGAAGGAGTTCCTCGAGGGCTTCAAGATCAACCTCTACCAGGACGAGATCTTCGTCTTCAGCCCCAAGGGCGACCTCTACAAGTTGCCGCGCGGCTCCACGGCCATCGACTTCGCTTTCGCCGTGCACACCAACGTCGGGCTGACCTGCATCGGCGCCAAGGAGAACGGGCGCATCGTGCCGCTGGACCAGGCTCTCTCCAGCGGCTGCACGGTGGAGATCATCACCTCCAAGACGCCCAGCGCCAGCCTGGACTGGCTGCGCATCGTGCGCAGCACCAAGGCGCGCAGCCGGATCAAGCGCTGGCTGAAGGAAAGCCAGTGGGCGCAGTCGGTGGAGCTGGGCGAGGAGGTGCTGCGCCGCGAGCTGGACAAGGCGAACGTGCCGCTCAAGAGCCCGGAGGTGGACGCTACGCTCCAGGCCCTGGGCTACTCCACACGTGAGAAGGGGCTGGCGGCCATCGGCAGCGGGGACCTGCCCATCGCCAACCTGATCCGGCGCATCGCGCCCCAGGAGAAGCCCGTCACCGAGGGCCTGCTCACGCGGATCTTCCGCCGGGGCAGCCGGGGCACGGACAACGCCGTGCGCATCCAGGGCATGGGCAACCTGGTGATCCAGTTCGCCCGCTGCTGCCAGCCGCTGCCCGGCGACGAGATCGTGGGCTTCGTGGTCACCGGGCGCGGCGTGAAAGTCCACCGGCGCAATTGTCCCAACATCAGCCAGATGCTCGCCCAGCCCGACCGGATGGTGGAAGTGGCCTGGGACAGCCCGCGCGACCAGCAGTTCAACACGCGCGTGCGGCTGGTGGCCCGGGACCGCAAGCACCTGATCCGCGACATCACGGAGACGCTCTCCAAGCTCGAGGTCAACATCCTCCAGTTCACCATGCGCAAGCAGGACGACCTGGCCATTGGGAAGTACATCCTGGAGGTGAAGGATCTGACCCACCTGACGCAGATCCTCAAGCGCCTGCGGGCGATCCCCAAGGTGATCCTGGTGGAGCGTCACGACCAGGGCGCCGACTGGTGA
- a CDS encoding multiheme c-type cytochrome: MILALGLALTAGQGCRERSGRLRLVFSADTRGVLADCGCGTPSCELARRAGKLRELRQDGGAPLILVDGGNLHGPELDEPARRTALELSRLLGLMWYDVVVLGPEDARLPHEERNQIQRNTNTRWLGGAWNEARTKLGVDTAWVAERGGLVVGLLDHQDPAAAPGRVDPAQLNERVVERARRLRPWCDVLVVVAGLGPRAPEELAGRLQGLADLLLVTGAAEALEEAHLVGDVRVAGVGSRGCRLGQLDVEVRDGRLLRADWSLLPLDSTVREDPSVAESLRNLVDREEAIERGRLEALRQQTLARLGIASGSLPGEDAPTRYSGQATCRECHAAQWQAWQGSTHARSWSLLQRDKATADVARTRRAVTGWLEKGGWLNDRETGELSGVQCEACHGRGSSHVFTRGASFKSMNEDPAGACAACHETPPAVDPHSLVPLTP, encoded by the coding sequence ATGATCCTGGCGCTGGGGCTGGCGCTGACGGCGGGGCAGGGCTGTCGCGAGCGCAGCGGCCGGCTGCGCCTGGTGTTCAGCGCGGACACCCGCGGCGTCCTGGCGGATTGCGGCTGCGGCACGCCGTCCTGCGAGCTGGCCCGGCGGGCGGGCAAGCTGCGCGAGCTGCGCCAGGACGGCGGAGCGCCCCTTATACTGGTGGACGGCGGCAACCTCCACGGTCCGGAGCTGGATGAGCCCGCCCGGCGCACGGCCCTGGAACTGAGCCGCCTGCTGGGCCTCATGTGGTACGACGTGGTGGTGCTGGGTCCGGAGGACGCCCGCCTGCCCCACGAGGAGCGCAACCAGATCCAGCGCAACACCAACACGCGCTGGCTGGGTGGCGCCTGGAACGAGGCGCGCACCAAGCTCGGCGTGGACACGGCCTGGGTGGCGGAGCGCGGCGGGCTGGTGGTGGGCCTGCTGGACCACCAGGATCCTGCCGCGGCACCCGGGCGGGTGGATCCGGCCCAATTGAACGAGCGGGTGGTGGAACGCGCCCGCCGGCTGCGGCCCTGGTGCGACGTGCTGGTGGTGGTGGCGGGTTTGGGCCCGCGCGCTCCCGAAGAACTGGCGGGCCGACTCCAGGGCCTGGCCGATCTGCTGCTGGTCACCGGAGCCGCGGAGGCCTTAGAAGAGGCCCACCTGGTGGGCGACGTGCGCGTGGCCGGCGTGGGCTCCCGGGGTTGCCGATTGGGACAGCTGGACGTGGAAGTGCGGGACGGCCGACTGTTGCGGGCGGACTGGAGCCTGCTGCCGCTGGATTCCACCGTGCGCGAGGATCCCAGCGTGGCCGAGAGCCTGCGCAACCTGGTGGACCGGGAGGAGGCCATCGAGCGGGGGCGGCTGGAGGCCCTGCGCCAGCAGACCCTGGCGCGGCTGGGCATCGCGTCGGGCAGCCTGCCCGGCGAGGACGCCCCCACGCGCTATTCGGGCCAGGCCACCTGCCGGGAGTGCCACGCGGCGCAGTGGCAGGCCTGGCAGGGGTCGACCCACGCCCGCAGCTGGAGCCTGCTGCAGCGCGACAAGGCCACGGCCGACGTGGCGCGCACCCGCCGCGCGGTGACCGGCTGGCTGGAGAAGGGCGGCTGGCTCAACGACCGCGAAACCGGCGAACTCTCCGGCGTGCAGTGCGAAGCCTGCCACGGCCGCGGCAGCTCCCACGTCTTCACCCGGGGCGCTTCCTTCAAGAGTATGAACGAGGATCCCGCCGGCGCCTGCGCCGCGTGTCACGAGACCCCGCCCGCCGTGGACCCGCACAGCCTGGTCCCGCTCACGCCCTGA